DNA sequence from the Anas acuta chromosome 21, bAnaAcu1.1, whole genome shotgun sequence genome:
AAAGGGAatatagaaaaagaatattaaaattttaatgattatttaatataatattcAGTGTGTTGGTTCTCCTCCAACAGACTGCCGTGTAGTTGAAGCTGAACACACACTGCACTTACTTTCTGGGACTATATGATCTTCTATAGCTGTAATCAAAAGAACGACTCCTAGATCGTCTCCTTTCGTAACTCCGACTTCTGGATCGCCTGTATCTGTCATAGTCATCGTAACGAGAAGAACTGTATAGGTTTCTCCCTTCCTTGGCTTTCATTTGATTTGGTGCTGtaaaaaatagcaatatttAAAGTTTCAAGTTATAGTACCCTATTTTCCCTTGAACGACAGTACTAATGCTATTCATATACACTTTATGTTTAGTAAAAATCCTCATTCACGTGTCTAGAAAAGATGATTGtaaaaggaacaggaaaaaatagatgAGAATGCTGTACAGCACTTGGATTTTGCTGCTTTAAATGCTGCAGCTTTGTGAGTATTATCAACctaagaggggaaaaacaaacaaaaaaacacaaaacatccACCGAACTCAAACCAGAACAAAACCCATCAAAAACAGCAAGAGAGCAGTGCTCCACACCGCCAGAACACAGACTTGACTGAACTGATTTGAGGCCACCTGACAAACCAAACCCACGACTGAAACATTCTAGCATTCCTGAATTTCCTTAAGTGGCAGCTACCAGTGAGTTAAACACCCGTTTTTTTGACTACACAGTGCCATGCATTACACTTGACCCAGCCTTCTTTAATTATTGAAAGCCAACTTATACCGAGGCAGCAATCGATGCCACACAAAGGAGCTGGATTCTAAAAGTAGCCCTCTTCCCTATACAACACTGCACATTCACTCTGTAGcttgaatattaaaataatcagtATTAATTAAATTAGAAGTCTTCTATTTTCtcaaagcagcacagcttttcttttgtctgtattaaatctgattttcattCAATTGCAAAAGCCACGgtcaatgtattttaaatacatcatGCTATAATAAACATTACCTGCCCTATCAGCTACAGTTTTTATGTTTGAACTGTTCCAGTTGACAACAGGAAAGtagatttaattatttttttgtttagaaactTAAAAGAAATCCCAGTGTTTACATATAGGACAGAAGTTTCTTCTTCAGAGCATGATTTCCACTGAGTTCAATAAAAGTTGAAATGGTACGTTCAAGGACTACCTTGATAGTTTTAACTGAAAGATCTTTATGGCACTCTTATTCCTGAGCTGAACATGAATATCATAGTCCTGTTTTAGACCAACAGGTATCtgttatataaaaaacaaacacgctTTTGGTAAATATATGTATCTATCTCTATATTAAGAATACATACATGAATAACAGATAAAAGATGTAAACTGCCTTTACaattaacttcagaaaataagaCTTCTCTTCCAAGTTGAAATGAGAtaccttgtctttttttttttttttttaaatatcctgaagccaaatgaaaatgaagacattaCCTCAATCCTGGAAACTGGACTGCACTGGGAAACGTCAAAGAATCACGAACACACTTCAACACAATATAAACATCACAACACATTACAATTGAGCTACTCATTTTGACAGGGAGTTTTTGACAGTATGTTCCTGCAAAATAGCTTGACAAAGCTGCACAGAGAGTTAAGTATCTTCAGCTAGCAAGAATCATACTGCGTTGACTGCTGTGCTTAgttatctgtttttaattaaaacgaAAGACGTTAATAAGGTCCTTTTAAATCCAAACCATCTTATGATTCTATAACAGTTATTggataaaaagcaaaaccatcTACACACTATTTATATGCAAGTAGAAACTTTTCCCAGCAATTACTAACACGTGTAATGTCATCTGGCACTAAACACATCCTGATGAAATAGGCACGAGGAGGCACTTACTCTTCCGATCACCCTGCGCAAACTGGATTTCTATCTGTCGACCACAAATCCACTTTCGGTCCAAATTATGAAGAGCATCTTCTGCATCGCGGACATCTTCAAATGTGGTGAGTGTTAAGGTACTTGGGAATTTGAGTAGTTTACAGATTTGGTAttcaaaaaaaagtcagatatCTTCTAGTTTTGCAGCCCATTATTTCTGGCTATTTTGTTCATACTAGCCCACACTGTAGCAATTTTTAAATTAGCCACCAATGATTGAGaactacaataaaaaaaaaccctcacaaTATGGCCATGGACTTATCCATCAGCAAGCAATTGCTATGCAATATCCACTTGTAAGGAAGAAAGAGAATCCTTCCCAAGATATATTATTTGTTAATGGTTATTCAGTTCTCTGCACTACATCCACTTTATGGAAGAAAATAGTTCTTAAATTGGTAGGCATGCTAACAGGAAGCAAATCGATACATGTCTATTCATTTTAGAATTGTGaggaagcttttctttttagccACCAGTTGATTTTTAGGTTCAAGTTACATAATACCAAGGACATATATACAGACTTCCAGCAGCCTGAGATAAAAGCATGTAACAGAACTACCAACTGCTCTACCAATCAGGCCCAAAGCTCAGTAACACGATCATTACTAATTTTGGTCTGTGCGATTGATCACTACTTCAATTCACACAACTTCTAGCAACGTGGTCTGGAAGAATGAATTGCCTTCCTCCTGATAGCCACTCCGCTCATGATCAGCATCATCTGTGCAGAACACAAACTGTAGGAACACGCATCTGGATAAACCAAAACGAACGCATTTTCAGTCAAGACCACAGTTACAACAGTACCCACCAGAGAAATATTACAGGTTTTGTCAACGGACTAAACCAGAATCATTCAAATTACTGCTTACGtgacaaacagaagaaaaactgttattCTGTAGGATACATCAGGTATGACTCCTTTAATCTTGGCCACCATTCAACTTCATCTTGACCTTTAACTCTTTAAGGGCTTGTCAGAAGGACTTGTCATGAGATGCTTGGCCAAAAATGACAGATGGCTTTATCTTTAACTTTGAAAAACaaccttttcccccttttgcaGATAAAGCGAAGCTTTGTCTCCCATTATGGCTTGTCCTtcttccagcttttctgtattttttcttttcccaaactGTCCCTTCTCTTCAAGCCTGATCCTTAAGAGGTCTTTGGCTTGTCTACTTGCCTCAATTGTTGAACTCTACTCTAAAGGTTCTTTCATGCTTTCTCTTTGGGGTCGCCATTACTGTACAGCTTTACACTCTGAGGCAACAACAGAGGACAGCAAATTAGGGGACAatattaaagaaagaagttCACCTCATTTTTTATACAATCTGCTTTTGATTGATTGCAGTTCCCATTTGTTAAATTAACAATGAATACTAGCCACAGTTTGCTACGCACAAGTTTACTTACATAGCAGTTATAATAAAAACTTGGTAGACAATTCTGAATCAGcgataaattttcatttaaatcacaTCATATCAATTTCAGAGACATAAGCAAGCTTTTATATTACTGGACTTGATTTAAGTTTTgcaaaaaggcaaagcaaatgGCAGATAAGTTAATCTTCAAAAATAATGAGACACCACAACAGAAGACACTTATCAGATACAACACAGAAGTaaactgctttttcatttaGATTTGTTACCTCTTACACAAACTTGAATTTCAAACTTCAACACCCCTCACTAATCAGCCATCTGAAGAAAGGATATTGAACATAAGCAAATCCTCTGGGACGACGAGTGTAGAAGTCAAGTGGAACGTATACATCAACTATAGGCCCGTAACGACCAAACTCACGGCGCAAGTCTTCAGACCTAGAATATCACAAATATCTCATGTCTTCTCACTATTAAAGGTGTTAAGAAACATCTgctaagtaaattaaaaaaaataaaaatctacccCCAGTATGACCACCCATCTTTTTGGAAGCTCCTGGTACAGAACgcatgtaaaaatatattcaggGGGGGAAGTGTTTTAATCATTCGTTGTTAAGCAACACACCGGGCTTTCCTAAGACACTGTCAAGCCTCAGGATGCTTGAGGTGACCCTGTTATTTTCAGTCCTGTGTTCAGCATAACTCAGTAATAGAAGTGCAAACTGAGATGAGAAGTGACAGACATCAGCAAGTTCAGTGCGAAGATGGGCAGAAAGTCCAAAGAAGGATCTAAGAGTTAAGCATGGCATAACCTATTAACGTGGATTTTACAGCACGTAAACATTACTTGTACCATCCAAAGAAAAAGCTTAATAATAGTTCAGTGGCACAAAGTGATTTCCATAGGATTATCAATACTCACAACCACTTCAAACAGAACAGAACCGAGTGAGCAACCACTCATGCCCTCAGGTCAGCTGTTCCGAAGATGCGGCTTTAGAGAGTGGAGTGCAAAACCCTTCCCCAGATCCGTAACTGCACTTGGAATAACTCCCGTCTCTTCACTGGGAAGGTTTCTTAGTTACTTCAGCTTCTTTACATATCTATTCCCGTGCCATTTTAGGACAATAACCCATATGAGGGAGACTGATGCATTATGTTATTTATGTGACAGTGAAGAGTTACTGATGTTTCTCATCCGTTAGGAAAAAATCCATGCTGTTCATAGTCAGTGACTGCAGAAGGCAACTGAAACAACCAGCTTCAGGATCCCCCAACGAGACCATCTCTAAAAAGAACGCACCATTTCACTGAAGCTTAAAGCCTGAATGGGAGGCACgctgtttttaaacaaagtttgAAAGTCTTCCCTGACTCTGCCCGTAAGGAAAAGTTCTCCTGGCACTGAATGAGAACTGACCCAAGAAACACCACTTTTAACTTGAggctatttatatttttaatcattacaTGGTTCCTAGTTCTTTCCACTATGCCTTCGCTGTTGTTATTTGCCGAACACCTTTGGTGCAAGCAGCAGGTTTAAGAACTGGGGCTCTCATGGTAAGCACCGCGGCCCCGCAGGCCCCTCCGCAGCAGCTCCAACTCGTGCGGCCGCTCCGGACCGCGGCGCTCTGGGGATGCCCCACGGGCAGTAACAAACGCGGAGGGGAGCCGATAAACTGCAGGGGCGAACAGAGAGGCCCAGCAGCTTACCGGGAACATCCCAGCACCGAACCCGGCAGTGCGGGCTCTCTGACTGTCCCGATTCGTTACAGGTCCCCGCCCCGGGCCGCTCCGTTCGTTGAGCCGCGAGCCGGGGCAGGGGGCGGGCGGCGAGCGGCGCCCACGGCCGCGGGGACGGCGGCGGCCACGCGGCCACCCGGGGCCACCCGcccggcctccccccccccgccggggGCTCGCTCCCAGCTTTGTTCGCAGGGGCCGAGCACGGAGCGCGGCGGGCGGGGGCCGCgggtcccgtcccgtcccctccccgcccccccctcccctcacatCCCGCCCCGCGGCCTAGCCCGCCCGCCGCAGCCCGcgcggccccgcgcccgccccccCTCACCGGGTGTCGTCGGCCACGTTCCGCACGAAGAGCGAGGTGTTGGGGGGCCGCAGGTAGCGCgacatggcggcggcggcggcggcgcggcgggggggggcggcgagcGGCAGGGCccgggcgctgcggggagcCGAGCGGCTGAGGCGACCCCTGCGAGCTGCacgcagcgccgccgccgcccgcccgcccgcctctCGCGAGACTTCCCGCGGGGCTTCCGGCGAGAGCTCGGCGCGAGGCGCGGCGCGCGAGGGAAGGGGCCGCCGGCGCCAAAAGCGGCCCCGCCCGCACTGCGCATGCCGCCTGGGCCCGCCGGGCGCCCGCGCGCACGCGCGGAACGGCCAGAGCGGGAgcggccccgcccgccccgcgcatGCGCCTCGCTCCGCCCCGGCGGCGGCTGGCTTTTCCCGCCCAAACGGGGGGAAGCGCGCGCGGCCCtgctggcggcggcggggcgggggctgAGGCCCCGCCCCTACGAGACGACCACGCCCCCATGACCTGGCCCCGCCCCCATGACTTGGCCCCGCCCCACTCTGAGGAGCCGGCCCCGCCCAGCCCTGAGGGGACGGCCCTGCCCCCCGCGGTCCCCCTGTGTTTGGGCTGAGATTCGGGGATTTTGGGGCTGTGTTGTCAAAATGTGCCCCTGCCCCCGCGCACGGAGCGCCTCGGCTTTGTTTGCCCCTCTGTGCGCTGCCGCAGCCCCTCCCTCACAGCCGTGACACACTGAGCCCTCACAGCgcccctgtccctgtccccacacgGTGTAAACACGGCAGTGGGAGCCGAACGCGTTCAGTCAGTGCCTGAGGAGGGAGGAAACGTTCATCTCCCCGCTGCCCTCACCCCCAGCAGGGCCCGGGCTCGGCGGGGTGCTgacggaggggctgggggctcgtgGCAGGACGGGGAGGGGTTGGTGAGGACGGGCCGGCCGCAGCGCAATGTGCAGATAGCAAAGAGCAGGCCTTACGGAAAGGGCACTTTATTTTGGGTGGGTAGAGGTGTCACGAGGAAGGTGATCGGCGTTTACACTCTCTTGCTTCTTCTGACGAGCGTTACTCCACCAACAGTTATAGTCTGTAGGGGACAAACACaacttgcttttcatttggGCTTTAGGATGCCAATTTATAGCTACGTGACTAGaagtttctgtatttcatttataaatcCATCTTATTCCACAAGAATATTCCACAGAGCCTAGGAGAAGTCTCAGTGCCTGCCTATAAGTACAGGTATAACaaagtatatagtatatagtgCAGGAAAGACAGGCTTCCCAGAACAGAAACCCACCATCCCAAAGAGCGATGTGTTATTTTGCCACGTGTTTTGCTTAGTTTTTGAAAAGTAGTTTGAAACACTCAAATCGATCTTAGGAAGTTGCGTGTCCAAAAGACATAACCTTCACGTAGTCAGCTCGCATGCTGCTAGTAGTCTTTTCTAAAAAGGTCTGCTTGGGTAATTTGATGAGCTTAACTCTACAGAGAAAAGCTCTTTGTCAGTGATAAATCATCTAGAACTTAGTAAAGGACTTTGAAGAAATGTCGGTGGACCAACTGTATTGTCATCTACAGGAATTTATAAGCAGTCTTTCTACCTAATGCTCCCCAGCTAAAGCCTTTCACTCTCCAGTGCTTAGAATTGTTCCCAGGATAATAGTTCTCAAAAGCATCTGCGAGGAATTCTGCAAGTAATAAAGCAGTTTGGGggccagcattttttttttaaatgtgttgaGCCCATGCTTAAGAGCTAATCAACACAGAATGTTTTCCCTTCAGCATTCCTTTAATGCACCGTTATTTTCTAACACTTACCTCcaccatttcatttcctttaactTCTTGTTCATGAGAGAATTTATCTGATTTGCACACAAGCTTCCCATTTACTAGGTTCACCGTGCACTGTTGAAGCAgatagaaaacataaaaaattgaagatttaatgaaattaaattagacATAGATAGGAAATCAATGCAGATGATACCGATGCTTCATAATTACATCTGCTAATTTAAGCAGGAGATCACAGTATTTTAATAagagttttaaaagaaacacttaTGTTTGTTGAAATGATAGAtgtatgcatgttttttttttggtaacgGAAGTGATACAAACAGGCTTCACTCATGCACAGAAAGTGAAGTATAAAGATGAATAGAGATGCACTTGTTCCTGAAATTTGTTACCTTTAGCTTTTTGCCATCCATAGTAGTAATGTCAGCTTCTTTTCCAAGTGTAAATGAGTTAGTTACAGATTGCTTGGGTGTTTTTGACGTCACCACAAAGTCATCTcctttttgctgtatttcaacAACAGGCTTAATATCTCTAGCGACTTTGATAATATCTTCTGACAGTGCtgtgaaaaaggcaaaaaagttactttttctGTTATGACGTAGTGCATCAATATGAAATAGCCAATTCTTTTCTCTGATCAAGGTGCAGAAGGTACAAACCAATGACAGAAAATGATGTCCAAGGTAAAAGGCAAATCCTGTTTTGGATTCCTCACTTCTCGATGGACATGCTGTTCCATTCCATCTAGTCTGTGCAGATTTAGATACTGTAGTGATTAATACTGTGTgacaatgttttgtttctttcaggaaTGGCTCCTCACAGCATGACATTTCTCTGTGACTAACACTATGTGTGTTATTCAGTTTCCCTCATCTCTTTCCAGGGACGCTGGAGATGACGGTTATCTGGCTGGCTGGAGCTGCAACAGTGCAGGTACCTCAAACTACCTTAACAGGGTG
Encoded proteins:
- the SRSF10 gene encoding serine/arginine-rich splicing factor 10 isoform X1; this translates as MSRYLRPPNTSLFVRNVADDTRSEDLRREFGRYGPIVDVYVPLDFYTRRPRGFAYVQFEDVRDAEDALHNLDRKWICGRQIEIQFAQGDRKTPNQMKAKEGRNLYSSSRYDDYDRYRRSRSRSYERRRSRSRSFDYSYRRSYSPRNSRPTGRPRRSRSHSDNDRFKHRNRSFSRSKSNSRSRSKSQPKKEMKAKSRSRSASHTKSRGTSKTDSKTHYKSSSRYEKESRKKEPARSKSQSRSHSRSRSKSRSRSWTSPKSSGH
- the SRSF10 gene encoding serine/arginine-rich splicing factor 10 isoform X5 is translated as MSRYLRPPNTSLFVRNVADDTRSEDLRREFGRYGPIVDVYVPLDFYTRRPRGFAYVQFEDVRDAEDALHNLDRKWICGRQIEIQFAQGDRKTPNQMKAKEGRNLYSSSRYDDYDRYRRSRSRSYERRRSRSRSFDYSYRRSYSPRNRPTGRPRRSRSHSDNDRGRTKL
- the SRSF10 gene encoding serine/arginine-rich splicing factor 10 isoform X3, with amino-acid sequence MSRYLRPPNTSLFVRNVADDTRSEDLRREFGRYGPIVDVYVPLDFYTRRPRGFAYVQFEDVRDAEDALHNLDRKWICGRQIEIQFAQGDRKTPNQMKAKEGRNLYSSSRYDDYDRYRRSRSRSYERRRSRSRSFDYSYRRSYSPRNSRPTGRPRRSRSHSDNDRFKHRNRSFSRSKSNSRSRSKSQPKKEMKAKSRSRGRTKL
- the SRSF10 gene encoding serine/arginine-rich splicing factor 10 isoform X4, which produces MSRYLRPPNTSLFVRNVADDTRSEDLRREFGRYGPIVDVYVPLDFYTRRPRGFAYVQFEDVRDAEDALHNLDRKWICGRQIEIQFAQGDRKTPNQMKAKEGRNLYSSSRYDDYDRYRRSRSRSYERRRSRSRSFDYSYRRSYSPRNSRPTGRPRRSRSHSDNDRGRTKL
- the SRSF10 gene encoding serine/arginine-rich splicing factor 10 isoform X2, with protein sequence MSRYLRPPNTSLFVRNVADDTRSEDLRREFGRYGPIVDVYVPLDFYTRRPRGFAYVQFEDVRDAEDALHNLDRKWICGRQIEIQFAQGDRKTPNQMKAKEGRNLYSSSRYDDYDRYRRSRSRSYERRRSRSRSFDYSYRRSYSPRNRPTGRPRRSRSHSDNDRFKHRNRSFSRSKSNSRSRSKSQPKKEMKAKSRSRSASHTKSRGTSKTDSKTHYKSSSRYEKESRKKEPARSKSQSRSHSRSRSKSRSRSWTSPKSSGH
- the LOC137843163 gene encoding fatty acid-binding protein, liver; protein product: MAFSGTWQVYAQENYEEFLKALALSEDIIKVARDIKPVVEIQQKGDDFVVTSKTPKQSVTNSFTLGKEADITTMDGKKLKCTVNLVNGKLVCKSDKFSHEQEVKGNEMVETITVGGVTLVRRSKRV